From Rhizobium sp. NZLR1, a single genomic window includes:
- a CDS encoding DUF1007 family protein produces MRYSTILMAALASLAPAAALAHPHIFVEARLEVVADKDGNIEELRNVWRFDEVFSSSVVMDFDKNTDLKLEPNELAAVGKTVKQSLSEYDYYMNLTINGKNITVQKPDIIHVDYKDGQLLMFFAVKPAEKMPLKGRLTFGVYDPTLYTSIDFPTDDELAIVGDGFKACKRQVVRPDADQVISQNKQSLTDAFFNDPTGTNMSKLFATRLEVTC; encoded by the coding sequence ATGAGATATTCGACGATACTGATGGCCGCGCTTGCTTCACTGGCGCCGGCCGCCGCCCTTGCCCATCCACACATCTTCGTGGAGGCCCGCCTCGAGGTCGTGGCCGACAAGGATGGCAACATCGAGGAACTGCGCAACGTCTGGCGCTTCGACGAAGTCTTCTCTTCCTCAGTGGTCATGGATTTCGACAAGAACACCGACCTGAAGCTGGAGCCGAACGAACTCGCGGCGGTCGGGAAAACGGTGAAGCAGTCGCTTTCCGAATACGATTATTACATGAACCTGACCATCAACGGGAAGAACATCACCGTTCAAAAGCCCGACATCATCCATGTCGACTATAAGGACGGCCAGCTCCTGATGTTCTTCGCGGTCAAGCCGGCGGAGAAGATGCCGCTTAAGGGCAGGCTCACCTTTGGCGTCTACGACCCGACGCTCTACACCTCAATCGACTTTCCCACCGACGACGAACTGGCAATCGTCGGCGACGGCTTCAAGGCCTGCAAGCGTCAGGTGGTGCGACCCGATGCCGACCAGGTGATCTCGCAGAACAAGCAGTCGCTGACGGACGCCTTCTTCAATGATCCCACCGGCACCAACATGTCCAAGCTCTTCGCCACCCGGCTGGAGGTCACATGCTGA